DNA from Streptomyces sp. Edi4:
CCCCGCGGGGCCGCTCCACCGCCGCCTCCCTCAGACTGACCGGGGAGCATTCCCCACTTATGGTGGGCTCACCCAGGGGGCCCGGGGAGGCCTGGGGGACCCGGGGAGGCCTGGGGACGGGAAGGGCTTTGTAAGCTCGATGGGGCGCACCCACCCCGAGCCGTACCCCGCAGGCGCGGCCCCGCGAGAGGAATCACCATGACCACCGAGCTGAGCTCCGACGCCCTGGCCGGGCTGCTCGACCGGGCCCGGAAGGACTACGAGGCGCTGGCCGCCCGCGGTCTCAAGCTCGACCTCACCCGGGGCAAGCCCGCGCCCGAACAGCTCGACCTCAGCGAGGACCTGCTGAGCCTGCCCGGCGGCCGCCACACCGCCGCCGACGGCACCGACGTACGCAATTACGGCGGCCTCCAGGGCCTCATGGAGCTGCGGGAGATCTTCGCCGGAGTGCTCCAGGTGCCGGCCGGGCAGCTGCTGGCCGCGGGCAACTCCAGCCTTGAGCTCATGCACGACTGCCTGGTGCACGCGCTGCTCAGCGTCCTGCCCGGCGCGCAGCGGCGCTGGGCGGACGAGGAGCGCGTGGCCTTCCTGTGCCCCGTGCCCGGCTATGACCGGCACTTCGCGCTGTGCGAGCGGTTCGGCATCGAGATGATCCCGGTGCCCATGACCGACGCGGGCCCGGACATGGACGTCGTGGAGCGCCTGGTCGCCGAGGACGCGGCCGTCAAGGGCATCTGGTGCGTGCCGAAGTACAGCAACCCGAGCGGCGTCAGCTACAGCGACGAGACCGTGGCGCGCCTGGCCCGCATGGAGACCGCGGCCGGCGACTTCCGCGTCTTCTGGGACAACGCCTACGCCGCGCACCACCTCACCGATGAGCCCGTGGAGATCGCCGACCTCCTCGGCGCGTGCGCAGGGGCCGGTCACGAGGACCGCGCGTTCGTCTTCGGCTCCACCTCGAAGATCACGGCGGCGGGCGCCGGCGTCGCGTTCTTCGGCGCCTCGCCCGCCAATGTGCGCTGGCTGCTCGCCAACAACTCCAAGCGCTCGATCGGCCCGGACAAGGTCAACCAGCTGCGCCACGTGCTGTTCCTGCGCGACGCGGACGGCGTACGGATCCACATGGAGCGCCAGCGCGCCCTGCTGGAGCCCAAGTTCGCCACCGTCCAGCGGATCCTGGAGAGCGAGCTCGGCGGCACGGGCCTGGCGACCTGGACGGTCCCCAAGGGCGGCTACTTCGTCACGCTCCAGGTGCCGGACGGCTGCGCCAAGGAGGTCGTGGCGCGGGCCGGCGCGGCGGGCGTGGTGCTGACCCCGGCCGGCGCGACGCACCCCTACGGCAACGACCCCCAGGACGCGACCATCCGCATCGCGCCCAGCTACCCGGACCCGGCGGAGCTGGAGCAGGCGATCCTCGGGCTCACCGCGTGCGTGCGGCTCGTCGGATACGAGAAGCTGCTCGCCGCCTGATCCGCCCGCCCGCGCCGCGCCCGCGAGGACCCCGGGTCTACGACACGATGTCCTTGCGGGCGAAGCCGCGGAAGGCCAGCGCGAACAGGACGAGCGCGTACGCGACGGAGACCGCCGAGCCCTTCAGCATGCCGTCCCACTCCAGGTGCGGCTGGAGCGCGTCGGCCCAGGCGAACTGCCAGTGCGCGGGCAGGAAGTCGCGCCAGTCGCCGAGCGCGGTCACCGCGTCCAGGACGTTGCCGACGATGGTCAGGCCGACCGCGCCGCCGACCGCGCCGAGCGGCGCGTCGGTCCGGGTGGAGAGCCAGAACGCCAGCGCGGCGGTGACCAGTTGGGACACGAAGACGAAGGCGACCGCCGCCGCGAGGCGGGGCAGCGCCTGGCACGCGCCGAGCGCGCCGCCGGTGGGGATCTCCAGCGGCCCCCAGCCGTAGAACGCGGTCCCCGCCGCGAGCGCCACCAAAGGCAGCAGCACGATCGCCGCCGCGCTGAAGGCGAGCGCCACCGCCAGCTTCGACCACAGCAGCCTCGCCCGTGGCACCGGCGCCGCCAGCAGATAGCGCAGCGAGGACCAGCTCGCCTCGGAGGCGACGGTGTCGCCGCAGAACAGCGCGACCGGCACCACCAGCAGGAAGCCCGCCGAGACGAACAGGCACGTCGCGGCGAAATTGGCGCCGGACGCGGTGGCCGTGTCCATCAGGGTGATCCGGCCGTTCCGGCTGCTCGGGGTGCCGCCGATGGCGAAGGCGATGATCAGGACGAAGGGCAGCGCGCCGAGCACCGCGCCCATCACCAGGGTGCGCCGGCGTTTGAGCTGGCGCAGGGCCTCGACGCGCAGGGGCAGGGTGCGCCCGGGCCGGTAGCCCGGCGCGGTCTCTTCCGCCGGGGACTCCATCAGGGTGCTCACGCGGTCCCTCCGATCAGGGTGAGGAAGGCGTCCTCCAGGCGGCGGTGCGGCCCGACGCCGGTCAACCGCACGTCCAGGCGCAGCAGTTCGGCGATGAGCTCGGTCGTGCTCGCCCCGTCGAGACGGATCAGGAGGCCGTCGTCGGTGACCAGCGCCGAGTCGATGCCGGGCAGCGCGGCCACCTTGTCGACGACGGCTTCGGGGACCTTCTCCGCGGTGGTGACGAGCAGGGTGTCGCTCGCGCCGGTGATCTCGGCGACCGGTCCTGCCTGGACGAGGCGGCCCCGGTCCATGACCACCAGATGCGTGCAGGACTGCTCGACCTCGGACAAGAGGTGGCTGGAGACGATCACGGTGCGGCCGCCCTCGGCGTACCGGATCATCACGTCCCGCATCTCGCGGATCTGGGGCGGGTCGAGTCCGTTGGTCGGCTCGTCCAGGATCAGCAGGTCCGGCATGCCGAGCATGGCCTGTGCGATGGCCAGGCGCTGGCGCATGCCCTGGGAGTAGGTGCGCACGGCGCGCTGGAGAGCGTCGCCGAGGCCCGCGATCTCCAGGGCCTCCGCCATGCGGGCGTCCCCCGAGGGGCGGCCGGTGGCCGCCCAGTACAGCTCCAGGTTCTCGCGGCCCGACAGGTGCGGCAGGAAGCCCGCGCCCTCGACGAACGCGCCGACCCGGGACAGGACGGGCGAGCCCGGCCGGATGGCGTGCCCGAACACGCGGATCTCGCCGC
Protein-coding regions in this window:
- a CDS encoding ABC transporter permease; protein product: MESPAEETAPGYRPGRTLPLRVEALRQLKRRRTLVMGAVLGALPFVLIIAFAIGGTPSSRNGRITLMDTATASGANFAATCLFVSAGFLLVVPVALFCGDTVASEASWSSLRYLLAAPVPRARLLWSKLAVALAFSAAAIVLLPLVALAAGTAFYGWGPLEIPTGGALGACQALPRLAAAVAFVFVSQLVTAALAFWLSTRTDAPLGAVGGAVGLTIVGNVLDAVTALGDWRDFLPAHWQFAWADALQPHLEWDGMLKGSAVSVAYALVLFALAFRGFARKDIVS
- a CDS encoding aminotransferase class I/II-fold pyridoxal phosphate-dependent enzyme — translated: MTTELSSDALAGLLDRARKDYEALAARGLKLDLTRGKPAPEQLDLSEDLLSLPGGRHTAADGTDVRNYGGLQGLMELREIFAGVLQVPAGQLLAAGNSSLELMHDCLVHALLSVLPGAQRRWADEERVAFLCPVPGYDRHFALCERFGIEMIPVPMTDAGPDMDVVERLVAEDAAVKGIWCVPKYSNPSGVSYSDETVARLARMETAAGDFRVFWDNAYAAHHLTDEPVEIADLLGACAGAGHEDRAFVFGSTSKITAAGAGVAFFGASPANVRWLLANNSKRSIGPDKVNQLRHVLFLRDADGVRIHMERQRALLEPKFATVQRILESELGGTGLATWTVPKGGYFVTLQVPDGCAKEVVARAGAAGVVLTPAGATHPYGNDPQDATIRIAPSYPDPAELEQAILGLTACVRLVGYEKLLAA